The following are encoded in a window of Methanobrevibacter sp. V74 genomic DNA:
- the cysE gene encoding serine O-acetyltransferase: MFDRLRSEVKVIKEKDPAMRSTIEVFFCYPGFYAILFHRISHYLWNHSLKFLARVLSTFSRFLTGIEIHPGAQFGDRVFIDHGMGIVVGETAIVGDDVLIYQGVVLGGTTTQKTKRHPTIEKGVIIGSGAKIMGNITIGEYSKIGTGAVVLKDVPPESTCVGVPGRIVRSKHKRHVVDLDHNKLPDPVASAIKTLEKQIEDNEKLIQILLDKNGICVSEDKTDENEDCGDLLKIDSD, translated from the coding sequence ATGTTTGATAGGTTGAGAAGTGAGGTAAAGGTAATCAAAGAAAAAGACCCTGCAATGCGTTCTACAATTGAGGTATTTTTCTGTTATCCTGGATTTTATGCAATATTGTTCCATAGAATTAGTCATTATTTATGGAATCATTCATTAAAATTTTTAGCTCGTGTTCTCTCAACTTTTTCTCGTTTTCTTACAGGTATTGAAATACATCCCGGTGCACAGTTTGGCGATAGGGTTTTTATTGATCATGGAATGGGTATTGTTGTTGGTGAAACAGCAATTGTCGGTGATGATGTATTAATTTATCAGGGTGTTGTGCTGGGAGGAACTACAACTCAAAAAACCAAAAGGCATCCTACAATTGAAAAAGGTGTCATTATTGGTTCTGGTGCTAAAATAATGGGCAATATTACCATTGGGGAGTATTCTAAAATAGGTACTGGTGCAGTTGTACTAAAAGACGTTCCGCCTGAATCAACATGTGTTGGTGTTCCTGGAAGAATTGTTAGAAGTAAACATAAAAGGCATGTTGTTGACTTAGATCATAACAAACTTCCAGACCCTGTTGCCAGTGCAATTAAAACTTTAGAAAAGCAAATTGAAGATAATGAAAAACTTATACAAATTTTACTGGATAAAAATGGAATTTGTGTTAGTGAAGATAAAACCGATGAAAATGAGGATTGTGGAGATTTATTAAAAATAGATAGTGATTAA
- a CDS encoding transcriptional regulator, giving the protein MKPPCEIVVWYVIPAIRSELAKELLNLDMKQKDVSKLMDITQPAVSQYITDKRGSGIKLDDNVKDMIKEFARQLSEGEATKVDLIPRTCNICKNVKTSDVLEQLNIDKSELGEDCQTCMGSDSK; this is encoded by the coding sequence ATGAAACCACCATGTGAAATTGTAGTATGGTATGTAATACCGGCAATCAGATCAGAATTAGCAAAGGAACTTTTAAATTTAGATATGAAACAAAAGGATGTTTCAAAACTAATGGATATAACTCAACCTGCAGTGTCTCAATATATCACTGATAAAAGAGGCAGCGGAATTAAGCTGGATGATAACGTAAAGGACATGATTAAAGAATTTGCCCGCCAGCTATCTGAAGGCGAAGCTACAAAAGTGGATTTAATTCCAAGAACTTGCAATATATGTAAAAATGTCAAAACAAGTGATGTTCTAGAGCAACTAAATATTGATAAGTCTGAACTTGGAGAAGACTGTCAAACATGTATGGGGTCTGATTCAAAATAG
- a CDS encoding cysteine peptidase family C39 domain-containing protein — MTKFSKKEMKKAGKTIRENIKKGKGLIRTINMTDMSGKTHRLNKADYAGLFEAQNVFILKNNRYPNYVTLNSKANNPLVLNYQDDKYSCCVASFNMAVQMLYGWINEDKIKKTFKTDINGTDPSNMIIGAKNLGYNVSRISRNFAGVKQSLNKGYPVIAHIQTKSAKCLGYQNDYGHYVLIYGTTPSGAYKVADPTKGLKVCKANELDKATNGRSINYYSVGIL, encoded by the coding sequence ATGACTAAATTTAGTAAAAAAGAAATGAAAAAAGCAGGAAAAACAATTCGTGAAAATATTAAAAAAGGAAAAGGATTAATCAGGACAATTAACATGACTGACATGTCTGGTAAAACACATAGATTAAATAAAGCAGATTATGCTGGATTATTTGAAGCTCAAAATGTGTTTATATTAAAAAATAATCGTTATCCAAACTATGTGACATTGAATAGTAAAGCAAATAACCCGTTAGTATTGAATTATCAAGATGATAAATATTCCTGCTGTGTAGCAAGTTTTAATATGGCTGTTCAAATGTTATACGGCTGGATTAATGAAGATAAAATTAAAAAAACTTTTAAAACTGATATTAATGGAACTGACCCAAGTAACATGATAATTGGTGCGAAAAATTTAGGTTATAACGTAAGTAGAATTTCTAGGAATTTTGCAGGAGTGAAACAAAGCTTAAACAAAGGGTATCCTGTTATTGCTCACATTCAAACCAAGAGTGCAAAGTGTTTAGGTTACCAAAATGACTATGGCCATTATGTCTTGATTTACGGAACTACTCCATCTGGAGCGTATAAAGTAGCTGATCCAACAAAAGGTTTGAAAGTTTGCAAAGCAAATGAGTTAGACAAAGCAACTAATGGTAGAAGTATTAATTATTATAGTGTGGGGATTTTATGA
- the cysS gene encoding cysteine--tRNA ligase: protein MKIYSTLTRNKQDFKTINKNRVNLFVCGPTVYDDAHIGHGRTYISFDTIKRYLEYKGYSVFYIQNVTDIDDKIINRSKESGIPSEVLVRKFEKRYREDMHKLHVDGVNLFARATDHMPEILNQIQRLIDKGFAYETEDGVYFEIDKFEEFGKLSNRNVEELESHRDIGETTKKNRQDFALWKKRIGIDEPVWSSPWGDGRPGWHIEDTAITELYFGEQYDVHGGGLDLIFPHHEAEITQMEAVSGKSPMVRYWLHTGFLNVNGEKMSKSLHNFITIRQLLENYEADTFRFFVLSTHYRSPIDFSKDSLHQSERSLDRIRKYYELLDVEVCDSIPDSDVLLSHKKEFFESMDDDFNTPKAIASVFGLINDTKNELDDLSDDDKIAIKAFLDDAAHILGVSFKSEEVNAGADDLLGLIFEVRSELRANKQYDLSDKIRNNLQDLGYDIND from the coding sequence ATGAAAATTTATTCAACTTTAACTCGTAATAAACAAGATTTTAAAACTATTAACAAAAATAGGGTCAACTTATTCGTTTGCGGTCCTACTGTTTATGATGATGCTCACATTGGGCATGGAAGAACTTACATTTCCTTTGATACAATTAAAAGATACTTGGAATATAAGGGTTATTCTGTATTTTACATTCAAAACGTAACTGATATTGATGATAAAATAATCAACCGTTCTAAAGAAAGCGGAATTCCCTCTGAAGTTCTTGTTCGTAAGTTTGAAAAAAGATATCGTGAAGATATGCATAAATTACATGTTGATGGTGTAAACTTATTTGCAAGAGCAACAGATCACATGCCTGAAATCTTAAATCAAATTCAAAGATTAATTGATAAGGGATTTGCATATGAAACTGAAGACGGGGTTTACTTTGAAATAGATAAGTTTGAGGAATTTGGAAAATTATCTAACAGAAATGTTGAAGAGTTAGAATCTCATCGCGATATTGGCGAGACTACCAAGAAAAACCGACAGGATTTTGCGCTCTGGAAAAAACGTATTGGAATTGATGAACCGGTATGGTCATCTCCATGGGGTGATGGAAGGCCTGGATGGCATATTGAAGATACTGCAATCACCGAACTTTACTTTGGAGAGCAATACGATGTACATGGTGGAGGACTTGACTTGATTTTCCCACACCATGAAGCCGAAATTACTCAAATGGAAGCGGTTTCCGGAAAATCTCCAATGGTCAGATACTGGTTACACACAGGATTTTTAAATGTAAATGGAGAAAAAATGTCAAAGTCACTTCATAACTTCATAACAATTCGCCAGTTACTTGAAAATTATGAAGCAGATACATTCAGATTCTTTGTTTTATCTACCCATTATAGAAGTCCGATTGACTTTTCAAAAGATTCGCTTCACCAATCTGAAAGAAGTTTGGATAGAATTAGAAAATATTATGAACTTTTAGATGTTGAAGTATGCGACAGCATACCTGATAGTGATGTTTTATTATCTCATAAAAAAGAATTCTTTGAAAGTATGGATGATGATTTCAATACTCCAAAAGCTATTGCATCAGTCTTTGGACTAATCAATGATACTAAAAATGAACTAGATGATTTATCTGATGATGATAAGATAGCTATTAAAGCATTTTTAGATGATGCGGCTCATATTTTAGGAGTTAGTTTTAAGAGCGAAGAAGTAAATGCCGGGGCAGATGATTTACTTGGTTTGATTTTTGAAGTAAGATCAGAGCTGAGGGCTAACAAACAATATGATTTGTCAGACAAAATCCGTAATAACCTTCAGGATTTAGGTTATGACATTAATGATTAA
- a CDS encoding O-acetylhomoserine aminocarboxypropyltransferase/cysteine synthase family protein, which translates to MRNNKKFALPTLGVHAGQTPDPITGAQAVPIYQTTSYVFKDSDEAARRFTLQEFGQIYSRLTNPTSDVFEARIASIEGGNSALSTSSGLAAISYAILNVTEPGDNIVSADNLYGGTYQLFNYTFKDLARDVKFVNSQSLKAFEDAIDEKTKAIYVESIGNPKLDVPAFEKLAEIAHSHDIPLIVDNTVGVGLVRPLEHGADVIAASATKYVGGHGTAVGGYIVDSGKFNWGNGKFPNFTKADPSYHGLVFWDAFGDDPELGNVTFTVRARARLLRDLGSSQSPVHSFIFLQGLESLDVCVKRHSENALKVAEFLETHPKVKWVIYPGLESHPTYEINKKYLKDHFAGVLGFGVEGGEEAGCKVIEKLELFSILANIGDAKSLAIHPASTTHQQLTLEEQEAIGVTPDFIRLSIGLDDVNDLIDDLSQALDSID; encoded by the coding sequence ATGAGAAATAATAAAAAATTTGCTTTACCAACATTAGGTGTACATGCAGGACAAACTCCAGACCCGATAACAGGAGCTCAAGCTGTACCAATTTATCAAACAACTTCTTATGTATTCAAAGACTCAGATGAGGCTGCAAGAAGATTCACCCTTCAAGAATTTGGACAAATTTACTCCAGATTAACAAACCCTACCAGTGATGTATTTGAAGCAAGAATTGCTTCTATTGAAGGTGGTAATTCAGCTCTTTCAACATCAAGTGGTCTTGCGGCAATTTCATATGCAATTTTAAATGTTACGGAACCTGGAGACAATATTGTTTCTGCAGACAACCTTTATGGTGGAACATATCAATTATTTAACTATACATTTAAAGATTTAGCACGTGATGTTAAATTTGTTAACTCCCAAAGCTTAAAAGCATTTGAAGATGCGATAGATGAGAAAACTAAAGCAATTTATGTGGAATCTATTGGAAATCCTAAGTTGGATGTACCTGCCTTTGAAAAACTGGCAGAAATTGCACATTCTCATGATATTCCTTTGATTGTAGACAATACTGTAGGTGTAGGTTTGGTCAGACCTTTAGAACATGGTGCGGATGTTATTGCAGCATCAGCAACAAAATATGTTGGAGGTCATGGAACTGCAGTTGGAGGATATATTGTAGATTCTGGGAAATTTAATTGGGGAAATGGAAAATTCCCAAATTTCACAAAAGCAGATCCAAGTTATCATGGATTAGTATTTTGGGATGCATTTGGAGATGATCCTGAACTTGGAAATGTCACTTTCACTGTTAGGGCAAGAGCAAGACTTTTAAGGGACTTAGGTTCAAGTCAATCTCCTGTACACAGCTTTATTTTCCTTCAGGGATTAGAAAGTCTTGATGTGTGTGTAAAAAGACACTCTGAAAATGCACTAAAAGTAGCGGAATTCTTAGAAACTCATCCAAAAGTTAAATGGGTAATCTATCCTGGTCTTGAATCACACCCTACATATGAAATTAATAAGAAATACTTAAAAGACCATTTTGCAGGCGTTTTGGGATTTGGTGTTGAAGGTGGGGAGGAAGCCGGTTGCAAAGTAATTGAAAAATTAGAATTGTTTTCAATTCTTGCAAATATTGGTGATGCAAAAAGCTTGGCAATCCATCCGGCAAGTACAACCCATCAGCAATTAACTTTGGAAGAACAAGAAGCAATTGGCGTTACGCCTGACTTCATCCGGTTATCTATTGGTCTTGATGATGTTAATGATTTAATTGATGATTTAAGTCAAGCACTTGATAGCATTGACTAA